The DNA region TTGATACCACGAGGTAGCCTCGAGAATTGCGCTGTGACCTCATTCGGACCTGTTTGTCGATACTCACATCTCGATACCTCACAGTAACCTGGGTCCTTGCTTAGCGCTTAGGCCCTGTGATTTGCAGAATTCTCTGGTGGAAAGGATCGGACGAATGCATTCTGCTGTTCCGAATGTGGCCTGTGTGTGGGTTGAAGCCTGACACCTCACTTCTTCCCCCATCGACCGTTTCTCGAATAACGGCTGAAGTGCCTATATGGACCCGCTGGAATCTGCTACTCGAAATCCCACCGACACGCAGGATGGCAGCAAGTGCACAGATCGACAAGCTGAGTAGCCAAGGGGCACTGGCGAACACGGGCTGGGCTATGCCCCCTGCATCCTGAGTGCGCGAAACTACTTTGGTGGAGCTGTGATGGGTGCGTGTAGCCAGGACAACCATACGCAGCACCTCAAAGCCATTTCAACTGTCCCTTTACACCAAACAATGTCAGTCCTGGGCCTGCTTCAGGATGCCCGCCAGGCTGCCAACAGTGAGGTGAACGCTGCACCAGTCGGCATTCCTCTTTGAACCTTGGCAATGATTCTTCCGAAAGGGTCCATTTACAGCCCATGAAAGACGTGTACAAACTCCTTTTCATCCGCACAGCATGGATACGTGAACCTCGGTTGCAGCATAAGAGGTAggggttttcttcctttcgaaTTCCGCATCTTTTAATCTCCTTAGAGGAACCCCAGATGACGGGTGGTGCTTATGGAAGGAGgctccttttttcccgttcttttctGGTTCAGAGTATGTGCATTCATTTGTCTCTTGGCAATGCTTGTGCCGTGTCTCCCTACATGGCAAGGTAAAAAAGCATAAATTGGCCCGGTGTTACGGCAAGGCCtgctctctctatctctcgcAAACAGGTACCATGTGCACAAACTGCGAGACTGACAATAAGGCCCGAGTTCTTGTTTTGCGGCCCAGCCCCAGAGAGTCAGCATCAGTAGACCCTCTGAGGAGGCGTGCCGACAGTCGGAACGAGGCGATCGATCTCCATGCCAGGTTACAAAGTCGGAATCCGGTGTTTGTGTTATGTTCAATAAAAGGGATTACCTTCTCGTGATTGCGTGGGCGCGCAATGGAAAGTGCAAAAGTTTTCGCGAGTGTGTGTTCACCTCACCTAGTCGTGTTTTGCGCAATTTGAGGAACAGGTATTCTCCTGGTGCCACTTCCTACCACAGTCACCGATGACACTGCCACGAccttttgttttttgtcACAGTGCCTGGTAGGGGACGTGAAAACGAAGGCAATAGCGAAATTGATGTTGACATCAAGGCAGGGCTTCTGGACTAGCGCGAATCCAGGTGAGCCCCAACTCAATTCTGTCGAGTAGAGAAAGACGCATTCTATCACTGCTCTTGTTAAAGGTTCCACCTGTTTCGCTGATATGCGCGTCGAAAGTCCCTGATTCGATGGGCCCATGGACATGTCGCTCCCTAGGCCCCCTTTCGTGCGGGCAGCCGCTGCAAATCGCACGTGGCTGTAAATCTCAACTCGTAGACTGTTTCCCCTGTGCTATATACGTCAGAGTCCCGCATGATACGGACATTATCCGTCGTGAcccgttctcctctttcgtttctctttacTGTGCGTTGGAAGAAGGTTTGTGAGGGTAATCCGCCGATTGTGGCTCCATAGCTACGTACAACGTGTCCAGAAACAAGCTATGGCAACTTCTCACCACCTATACGTGTGACTCGCCTCCTCCTAAGCCTCGAGGAGGTTTCTGTATGCATGGTACACTTGCACAACCGTCAGTGTGTGTCTTTTACAAAAGGTATCCCAGCCACATGACCGCCAGCCACAAAAGTCCCGTGACGTAGTTCACTGTCGCTGCTCCAGAAGCATTTGAATCCGTAGATTCATCGTCTGTTGACGATTCAGGTACTGTTGTTGTGGTTGTAGTTACGCTTTTGACTTTGATCGTGCACTCCTCGCCTGTTTTAACACCCGCTTTCTTGCATTTGTAGCAAAACGTTTCCTCCTTCTGCGGTTGCTCCTTCAATCGGAACGAGTAACCATTGGTTTGATCTCCCTTTCGCTCAATGTCGTCTCTTGTAGTTGGGCTGTTGGCGcattcttctccttcttcaacGTATACTTGCGACGCATTATCGGGATCCAGATTGTAGTTAGTAGGACAGGTGAAGTAAACCGCGTCTGTGTTCTCTACTTGGAGAACAAGATCTCCTGATCCAGCTGTTAAACTACGGCCCGGCGCCCCCGAAGCCGTGCAGCTTTTGGGCATACTCGCAACGTTGATTACGGCTGTGCAGGTGACGTCACTGCTTTTCTTGCACTGGTAACATATTTGCTTTGCTTCGGTGGGGAGCTTCGACATTGTCAGTGTCGAGCCGTCCCAGGTTGCTGTAGAGCCATTTCCTAGTAATTCAGTCAAAGTTTTTTGTTCCCCGCATGTGCCGTTCGTGTACTGAAGGGCATTATTGGAACCAGCTGGAGAGAGTGGTGACTCAGGGGGACATACCAGCTTGACGGCCAGGTTACCGGGAGTCAACGACACCTCGATCCTGTCACTGGCGCACGTGTGGGTTGGCACCTCAACAGCCGTAGACTGTGCAGTGCGGTTGACAAACTGAATGAGCCCAGCAAGTAACAGAACGCGACCTAGAGGGCGGAACACGCCGCCCGCGTGGACAAGATATCTCGCCATTGAATACGAAGCTCAGTGATGTCTTGAATCCTGATTGGTCACCTGTCGCAAGACAGCTCCCAACGTCCGACTGACAATAATGCGGACGTATTTAAGTGGCCAGCCCGTTCCTGTCGCTAGATGTGAATACCAAAACAAACAAAAAGTGACCGTGACAACTAACCCTCTGCTTCTATCCAAAAGCGAATGCATGTCTTGGCAGCGCCCGCGGTCAGCGGACGGCCGGAGAGTCTGCATGTATACGACCTACGTGCTTATAACATCGTTCTACCCACTCTGGTGCGCGCTGGATCTTGAGCTCCCCTATCCGCCAACAGTCGCCCTTGTGTGGCTCGAATCGTTCGCTGTCCCTCCCGAATGTTTGGATCGGCTCTCCTGCGACATGGGAATGAGTCAAAAAAGACATAAACCTGTAATCAAGGAGAATCGGCCAAGCAGGCTCCTTCATCACCCGTGCGGAGGATGGTGgtggtgtctcctcccttctcgggCAACCGCCCCCCTGCTTCTGACTGCTGTCTTGCGAAGACACATCTGCCTCGTGGCTCATCTCATCGATATCGAGAAAACATGTTTTGGCTTTCAACCCCCCTGTTGAGTTTAAGAGCTACAAATATATCTACGGAAACACTCAAGCGCTTTCTTAGTCATATTCCGGATTTCGGTGTTTTCCAGAACAAAGCTGAATTTACTCCCGTCCACTGACTCGCGGTGTGCCGGGCTGAAGCGACACTTGTTCTCATGGTTGAGCTTATGCTGCAGAAGGATCTAGAATTTGCCGAGCTGCTATCGATGATGTCGCAGTTGCCCTTGACTCTTGCTGTTCATGACCCTGCCACTCCCAGAAAGGCTTCAGGGCTGAGATGATCAGACACAGCATAGTAGGCAAACACACCGTCGCACGGCGGCGCCGCTTCTGGCGGCTGATGTTGACTGATGACCCATGATGCTACATAAATCTGGCAcctctttcctgttgcgCTATCCTAGCTATCCACAGATTTGATGTGTCTTCTCGAAATCATCAATTGATTCCGTGACACGTTTTTTGTCACCCTTCCTAGTCGAAACCGCTCATGCCGAACAACCCTCTATGGGATTCCCGGAGAGGGAGGTATCCTTACCGACAGAGAGTCAAGTGTTCCGGCAAGCTCTCTGAGGTGAATATTGTCCGGGTCGAAAATGAACTTACAAGGCTTGTTTCGCCAGAGGTCGACAAAACTCAGTGGAGCGTGTGATGAGGTGTATGGAAGCCTCGAGGCGACAACTTGTGCCCAGAAATCTCCCGTGCGGTGAAAACGGGTTATCATTTCACGAAAACTGGGCTGCAGTGTACTAGAAATATGACCTCCTAGGTTGTATCGGTGTCGCCTACGAGACTACAGCCGAACTTGGTGATATAACAGCAGGAGGGCAGCACGTACCAGCAAGAGGGCGCTACGGTGATATTCCCTATTTTTGTGCCCGTGAATGCCGCGACATATTTCAGCGATTTTTCAAGTTCATGTAACATGCTTCACTCGTGTTGCTTCACCCCCGTAGAGATAATGCACGGATGAATCAGTGATGAACCCCTATCCTGTCTCATATTGTTTATACCTTCTGCTTAGGTGGTTGCAGTGCGGCGTACCGGATGAACAACACCAGATACGTGAATGCTCAATCGGAACCTGACACACATACATAGCTGTGACAAGCACGTAATGCCGTTGCTTCGCCGTCACTGCGTTGCGTCGCTGAGGGTCAGCCATCAGTTTTGGTGGAACAGATTTTCGCAGCAGCGGAGACTTGTGAGGCTGCTTAGGTACAACGCACGGACTCAACTTCGCACTCTACGCCGTTTACTTTGGCAACAAGGTGGATGTCCAGGCTTTCGACGAAGCCAGTGAAAGCTGCGAACGACCAGGACGGAACAGTAGAATAAACAGAGGGTCGCGCACAGATTCCGAAGGGGGAGAGTCACGCCAGCAAGGAAAGCACTCTCGAAGCATGCCTGACACCAAGGAAAACACCCGACTTCCCCCCTCCAACCAGTGCGGCACTACGCAGCCCCGAAGAAGGCCGCCTGACGGCTTGCCGTAAACTGCGTCTTCTACTTGACAGTTCTTTATGGATAAAATAAGCAAACATTGTTCTCCCTGCTCCACTTCCATTACATTCAGTTTGTTCAGAGGCAAACCTGGTGCGGATGTCGCGTTAGTGAATGGAGGCTCTGTCCTTGTCGTTTATTCCTGATTCAGAGTGCTTGCCTCCCTGGGTCTCCCCGCATCGCTTGTGCCGGCTCTCGCACTACTGGGGAGACAAAGTGTGTTCTGGGCAGCGTGAAGTGACGGCGAAATGCCCTGGTGTGATGCGTTCTCCTGCATTAATTAGTGCGATGAAGACAAAGTGTGACGCTGGCAATAGGGGCCGAGTTTTTGTTTCACGAAACAACCCCGGATAGTCAGCATCGACCGGCGCTCTGGGAGTCTGACCAGACGTGGTGGTAGCCGTAAGGAGGTGGCCAACGCCCGCTGCCAAGCCGCAATGTCGAAATCACCTGTTTGTGTTATGTTCAGTACAAAGAGATTACCTTCTCCTGATTGCTGGGACGTGCAATGGAGAGTGCTAGAGTTCTGGCAAATGTTTGTTCACCTCACCAAGTCGTGTTTTGCACAATATGAGGAACAGGTATTCTCCTGGTGCCACTTCCTACCACAGTCACCTTATGATGATGAGTATCGATGGGAATGCCACGACCCTTTGTTGTTTTATTTGTCACAGCGCTTGGTAGGGGGTAGAGGGgtgaagacgaaggcagTCACGAAATTGAAGTTGACATCGAGGCGGGGCTTCTCGACGTCCGCGAATCCAGGTGAGCCCCTCTGAGCCAATTTTGTGGAGTAGAGAAAGACGCGGTCTGTCACCGCTCTTTCTAAACTGCTCATCTGCTTTGCTGATATCCGCGTCGAAAGTCCCTGCTTCGATGAGCCAGTGGACATGTCACTCCCTCGGTCCTGTTTCCTGCAAGCCGCCGCCGCAAATTGCACGAGGCTGTAAATCCCAACAAGTAGGCTATTTCGTCTGTGCTATCTACGTCAGAGTTCAGCATGGCACGGGAATTTTTCTGTTGTGGGCCGTCGacgcctctcgtttctctttacTGTGCGATGGAAGAATTTTTTGTGAGAGCAATACGTTGGTTGTGTCCATAGCTACGTACAGCGTATACTGCAACCAGCTACAGGAACTTCTCACCACCTAGACTGTGACCCGCTTTTTTCTAAGCCTCGAGGTAGGTTTCCGTACCCATGATACACTTGCACAAGAGTCAGTGTGTGCCTTTTACAAAAGGTATCCCACCCACATGGCAGCTGCGCAAACGACTCCACTGACATAGTTCAGCGTCTCTGCTCCGGAAGTATTTGAATCCGTGGATTCATCGTCTGTTGACGAGCCAGTTGCTGTTGTTGTGGTTGTAGTTACACTTTTGATTTTGATTGTGCACCCGGCGCCTGTCTTAACATCCGCTTTCTTGCATTTGTAGCAAAACGTTTCCTCCGCCGTCGGTTGCTCCTTCAATCGGAACGAGTAACCATTGGTTTGATCTCCCTTTCGCTCAATGTCCCTTTGAGTTGGTTGTTCTCCGCATTCTTCTCCAACGTATACCTGTGTTGCAGTAGAGGGATCAAGAGTGAAACCAGAGGGACAGGTGAAGAAAACAGGGTTCTCGCCCTCCACTGTGAGAATGAGGTCCTGTGATGCTCCTGCTTTCAACACTTGTCCCGTTCCCGGAGCCGTGCAACTTTTTGGCATGCTCGCCACGTTGATTACCGCTGTGCAGGTGACTTTACTGCCGTTCTTGCACTGGTAACATATTTGTTTTGCTTCGGTGGGGAGCTGCGTGACTTTCAGCTGCGAGGCGTCCCAGGTTGCTGCAGAGCCACTTCCTAGCAATTCAGTCAAACTTTTTTGTTCTCCACAGGTGCCACTCATATACTGAAGGGCATCATTGGATGCACTTGGAGTGAATGTTGACTCACGGGGGCACTCTAATTCAACACCCAGGTTACCGGGAGTCAACGAAACCTCGATCCTGTCACTGGCGCACGTGTGGGTGGTCACCTCAACAGCCGTAGACTGTGCAGTGCGGTTGACAAACTGAATGAGCCCAGCAAGTAACAGAGCGCGGCCAACAGGGCGAAACACGCCGCCCGTGTGGACAAGTTCGCTTGCCATTTGAATACACAACTCAACAATGTCTTGAATCGTGACTGTTCACCTGTGGCAAGACGGCTCACAATATCCGGGTGCCACTATGCAGACGTATTTAAGTGGACAGGCCTTTGCTGTCTCTAAATGTGAATACCAAAACAAACAAAAAGTAACCGTGACAGCAACCCTCTGCTTAGATCCAGAAGGGATTGCATGTCTTAGCTGCGCGAGCGGTCAGCGGACGACCAGAGAGTCTGCATGTATACGGCCCTACGTGCGTAACACCGTTCTTGTGACTGTGATGCGTGGCTGACGCACTGGATCTCGAGCCCCTCTATCGCCCAACAGTCGCTCTTGTCTGGCAGAATCGTTCACTGTCACGCCCGAATGTTCGGATCGGTTCTCCTGCGACATGGGAATGAgtcaaaagagacagaaacctGTAATCAAGCAGAATCGGACGAGCAGACTCCTTCATCATCCATGCGGAGGATGGTGGTGGTGTCTCCCCCCTTCTCGGGCAACCGCCCCATGCTTCTGACCGGTGTCTTGCGAAGACACATCCGCCTGTCAGCTCATCTCACCCATATCGAGGAAAGATGTGTTCCCTTTCGACCTACTTGTTGAGTCTCAGAGCTACCAGTATATGTATGCAAACACCTTCATAGTTATGTTCTGCATAATTTTGCTTTGTTGAGCAAAGCTGGATTTGCTCTTACACACTAGCTCGGGGTGAACCGCGCTGAAGGGAGACACTTGTTCTGTTTTGGAGCTTACGTTGCAGAAGTATCTAATTTTTACCTCGCTGTTGTCGCTGAAGTCACCATTATCCGTTACTCTTTTTCATTCTCTTAGTGCCACACTTAAAAAAAAGGATTTGGGGCTGAGTGGATCGTACACTGCAGCATGCTAAAAAATAGTGTCGCCCAGTGTCTCGCGGCTTCTGGCGGCCGACGTCGACTGATGACCCATGATGCTCCACGGCTGCTAACTCGTCCCTGCTTCGTTATCCTATCTATGCACGCATTtggtgcgtcttctcggggGCATCACTTCATGCAGTCACACTCTTTCACCCTTCGTAGTCGAAACTTCACATGTCGAACGACCGGGTGTGAGCCCCAGAAGTTGTCCTTACTGTCAGAGACTCACGCTTTCCGGGGAAGCACTCTGTAAGGAAGACACTCCTGGACGAAAAGGACCTTACTGGACTTGTTTCAACAGAGATCATGAAGCAATTGGTGCGTCTTATGAAGTGTGTGGAAACGTGGAGATAGGTCATCCGTGCGCTCTAGCAGGCTTAGCGACACCCGGAAAGCGGGCTGAGGCGTACGAGCAATGTGAGCTCCGAAGGTTGGACTGGGGTCGTCTAAGAGACTACAGCCGAAATTGCTGACATGACAGCACGCCGGCAGCACGTACCACCACGCAAAGGCTGCAAGGTTATTCCGCATGTGCACGTGAATACCGCGACGTATATCTCAATATTTCGAGTTCATGTGATGTGTTGCACTCGCTGTCGTTTACACCCATACCGACAAAGTATGAAGATCAGTGGTGAACCTATCTTGTCTCACTTATCGTTTATGCCACCAGGGCGCTGGTTAGGTAGTTACGGTGAAGACTAGAGCCCCGCCCATATCCACAACTGTGGCATGCACGCATGTCGCTGCATTGTGCCGCTCAGGGCCACCCACCAGGTTTAGTGTTacagcttttctctccatggGAGACTTGCAATGCTGCTTCGGAATAGCACGCGACCTTAAATTTGCGCTAcgctccgttttctttcggcAGCGCGATGTATTCTTGTccacggaagagacaggggcaACTGCGAACCAGCAGAAATGAGGGGAAGACTAAATATTctgggaagcgagagacactgCTGCAAAGAAAGGCAGTCTGGAAGCATGCCTGACACCACGAAACCCCAccccttttccctccagCAGCGAGTACGACACAGTGCACCGTGTACGGCACTTACATACCTGACTGCGCAAAAAACCAGCGCCGCAACGGGAATCGTGCGGCGCTTCTCAAGCTCCAGTATCGTTTCGTGGGCCTCTACGACGGTTCAGactttctgtgttttctgtaCTAAGATTTGTTTTTCGTCAGGGAGATAGACATAGACACGATACGCATTTGGGACACAAACCGCCGAAagggcgtctccgccgccgtctctcctcggaTGGTTCACTGGCGCATCGTGGAGGCTGGGAGTTCATGCTGCAACGAATGCGGGATGTGCAAAGCAGCTCGGAAAGTCTGGCGACCGTCGCTAGCGGCTTGCCGGTATCACGCAAGCGTCCTCGTGCTGGAGAAAGAGGTGCTTTCATCTGTTACAAAACAGGTCTGAAGAGGTTCCGCAGCACGTCGTTTCTGCTGAAGTGCGCTGGTACGGTTTTTGCAAACCACGAGCTAGCCTCGAGAACTGTACTGTAATCTTCGGATATGCTTGTCGATACACACATCTAGATAGATCCCAGGAACCTCGGTCCTtggtgtacagcaatcataaagaacttggttgtctgtatctcataaTTTGAGTCATATTCAGTATCCTAGGTACTAGAATGTCTCTGGTTATTCGATATGAGTTATACCAATGTGAACACATAAGATCAACGAATATAACGGTATGCTCTTGAATATAACAGTACAAGCTGTAAACAAAGGACTCCTAAACTTAAACTGAGGAATCAAGTAGGCACAAACCGTACAAGGATTAATTCTGTGCATCTGTGCATCTAAGTTGGTACTCGGTTATATATTTTAGACGCTATTTTCCCGGCTAAGCATATGCTAGAAAAAACCATTCAAGTACGGTATAATTAGATAGCTGTGATGTTAAGGAGCATAGGAAATGCTACACGCCTTTATGGGTAATGCATTGATACAATTATCGTACAAGCACTCAGCTAGTTATTGAGAGACACTCACGAGCCCAAAACTATAACTTCGTAATCTCATTGGTTTGCGATATAACCATAGCACATTGATATTTACACAGTTCAGCCCTGTATTATTTAACTCAGTTAATTAGTAGTGGCTATAGTCAGTTGGTATAAAACTAAACCAGCCGTCCAAGCGCTAGTTAAATAACTATAACTTCAGTTATACAGTCCTCGAGTCATGTGAAATAAAATACACAAGAATACGAAAAAGGCAGTTGTAGCATGAAACATCCTACATTCCCATCCTGTTGCTACTTCTCagcacaatagaacttggatccaTGTCTTTACATTCAAGAACTAAACGAGTCAGTCGCTTGCGGAATAACACTACCTATAATAGTCAAGAAGATCATACTATATACTCTGATAATAACCCATCCAAAATTGCTTAGTGCTTAGGCCCTATGATTTGCAGAATTCTCCGGTGGAACAGATCGGTTGAGTGCCTTCTGCTGTTCCGAGTGTAGCCTATATAGGTTGGAGCCTGACACTTCACTTCTTCCCTCATCGACCGTTTCTCCACTAACCGCTGAGAGTCCTCATATGGACCTGCTGGAATCTGCTACTCGAAATCCCACCGACACGCAGGATGGCAGCAAGTGCACAGATCGCGGAGCCGAGTAATCAGTGGGCACTGGTGAACACAGGATGGGCTGTTCCTCTTGAATGCGGTATCGCCGAAACTCCTTTGCTGGAACTGTGATGGGTGCGTTTAACCAATACAATCATATGCCGCACCTAAAAGCACCCTCAACTGTCTCAGATACTGTACCCCGAGTCACGCTAACCATGGACATGGGCACGCTTCATGATGCAGTCCGTGATGCcgccgacgagggcgaaTCCACGAGCCGTTGTCATCCCTCTTTGAAACATGGCAATAACCCTTTCGAAGGGTTGCAGCCCCTGCTCGTAAATGGCGTGTGCACACTCCATGTAGTCTCACGTATATGGATACCGAACTGTCTGGTGTAACTTAGACAaaacgaaaagcgaaaggaagCGGGGCTGCGCGAACGCAGCAGCCCACCTCAcggcggggaagagggaTGTCTTCCCTCCGCTAGTGTCGCTCGAAGGGGCTCAGAAAATCGACTCGAGACCGGCTTCTCAGCTACGTCGACATGAGACTCCTCCCCGCCGGATCGGAGCAGGGAATGGCAATATCCCCGATGGACATGACCTGGACGGGACCAAGATCTGGCTGAGATCAGCACCTCACCCCCGGCAACACCTACTGGGATGACAGTtgcggagagaagcaggcTACCTGCTCTTGATCGAATGTTGCGGCTAAGACGAGCATGGAC from Neospora caninum Liverpool complete genome, chromosome VIIb includes:
- a CDS encoding SRS domain-containing protein, encoding MARYLVHAGGVFRPLGRVLLLAGLIQFVNRTAQSTAVEVPTHTCASDRIEVSLTPGNLAVKLVCPPESPLSPAGSNNALQYTNGTCGEQKTLTELLGNGSTATWDGSTLTMSKLPTEAKQICYQCKKSSDVTCTAVINVASMPKSCTASGAPGRSLTAGSGDLVLQVENTDAVYFTCPTNYNLDPDNASQVYVEEGEECANSPTTRDDIERKGDQTNGYSFRLKEQPQKEETFCYKCKKAGVKTGEECTIKVKSVTTTTTTVPESSTDDESTDSNASGAATVNYVTGLLWLAVMWLGYLL
- a CDS encoding SRS domain-containing protein, producing the protein MASELVHTGGVFRPVGRALLLAGLIQFVNRTAQSTAVEVTTHTCASDRIEVSLTPGNLGVELECPRESTFTPSASNDALQYMSGTCGEQKSLTELLGSGSAATWDASQLKVTQLPTEAKQICYQCKNGSKVTCTAVINVASMPKSCTAPGTGQVLKAGASQDLILTVEGENPVFFTCPSGFTLDPSTATQVYVGEECGEQPTQRDIERKGDQTNGYSFRLKEQPTAEETFCYKCKKADVKTGAGCTIKIKSVTTTTTTATGSSTDDESTDSNTSGAETLNYVSGVVCAAAMWVGYLL